GCCCCGGTCGCCGCGAAGCCGGCTGCCGCGAAGACCGAGAACGAGAAGGCCAACGCCTCCTGACCTCAGGTCACCCGACCTCGGGCCTGAGGGTCCGCGGTCACTGAACACCCCCGAAGGGGCCGTCCGCCATCCGTGGTGCGGGCGGCCCCTTCGGCGTGCGCCGACTGCCCGCCGCATGGCATGCGCACGTATTTTGCCCGGTCGTGACGGCCGCGCGGGACTGGACCACGCATACCGGCGTGTTTACGTGGTGACAGGACATTGCGGGATCACCGTCACGGAGGTGTGCATCATGGCTGACGCCGCGCCGCGGCTCCATGGGCTCGTCGAACAGTTGCTGGGGGCTCCGTTCCCGCTGCGCGTCCGCGCCTGGGACGGTTCGCAGGCGGGCCCGCCCGGCGCCCCCGTCCTCGTCGCGCACCACCGCAGAGCCCTGCGCCGTCTTCTCTTCAAGCCCGGCGAGCTGGGCCTCGCCCGCGCCTGGGTGGCCGGCGACCTGGACATCGAGGGCGACCTGTACACCGCGGTGGATCTCATCTCCGGCCTCGTCTGGGAGCGCGGCGAGGACGCCCGCACCCTGTACCAGGCCCTGCGCGACCCCCGGTTCCGTGCGGCCGTCCGCGGGCTGCTGAAACTCGCCGGGCCCCCGCTGCCGCCCGCCCCGCCCCGCGAGGAGGTCCGCAGAGCCCGGCACCTGCACAGCCGGCGATCCGACAGACGCGCCGTCAGCCACCACTACGACGTCGGCAACGGGTTCTACGAGCTGGTCCTCGGTCCGTCCATGGTGTACTCGTGCGCCTACTGGGAGACCGCGGACGGCGCCCTCGAGGACGCCCAGCGCGACAAGCTCGAACTCGTCTGCCGCAAACTCGCCCTGACGCCCGGTCAACGGCTGCTGGACGTCGGCTGCGGCTGGGGCTCGATGGCGGTCCACGCCGCCCGCGAGCACGGCGTGCACGTCGTCGGGATCACCCTCTCCCAGGAGCAGGCGGCGTACGCCCGCAAGCGGGTCGCCGACGCCGGCCTCGCCGACCGGGTCGAGATCCGCGTCCAGGACTACCGGGACGTCGCCGACGGCCCGTTCGACGCCGTCTCCTCCATCGGCATGGCCGAACACGTCGGCTCCGACAGATACCTCGCGTACGCGCGCGCCCTGCACGCGCTGCTGCGGCCGGGCGGCCGGCTGCTCAACCACCAGATCGCCCGCCGTCCGCAGCGCGACGAGTCGGCCTACGACGTGGACGCCTTCATCGACGCCTACGTCTTCCCGGACGGCGAACTCGCCCCCGTCGGCACCACCGTCGCCCAGCTCGAACGGGCCGGCTTCGAGGTCCGCGACGTCGAGTCGATCCGCGAGCACTACGCCCTCACCCTGCGCCGCTGGGTGACCCGTCTGGAGGACGGCTGGGACCGGGCCGTCCACCTGGCCGGGCCCGGCCGCGCCCGGGTCTGGCGGCTCTACATGGCCGCCTCCGCGGTCGCCTTCGAACGCAACCGCATCGGCGTCAACCAGGTCCTGGCCGTGCGCACCCCCGAGTCCGGGAACTCCGGGCTGCCGCTGCGCGCCCGCACGTGGAACTGACGGAACGACAGAAGGGCCCGGCGCCGTGGGGACGACGCCGGGCCCGACCGCTTCCGCCGTTACTCGGACTTGATCGCCGTCAGCATGTTCAGGCGGGACGCCCGCCGGGCCGGCCAGAGCGCCGCCAGGATGCCCACCGCCGCAGCGAGCGCCAGGAAGACCGCCATCCGGCCCCAGGGCACGACGAGTTCGTACGTGGCCATCCTCGTGCCGAGCAGTTCGCCCGCCGCCCAGCCGAAGAACACGCCGAGGCCGATGCCGAGCACCCCGCCGAAGAGCGAGATCACCAGCGACTCCAGCCGGACCATCCGCTTGACCGACCTGCGGTCCAGGCCGATCGCCCGCAGCATGCCGATCTCCTGGGAGCGCTCGAAGACGGACATCGCGAGGGTGTTGACGACCCCGAGCACCGCGACGATCACGGCCATCGCGAGCAGCCCGTAGAGCATGTTGAGCAGCAGCGTGAACATCTTCGCGATCTCGTCGGAGAGGTCCTGCTTGCTCTGGACCTTGATGGCCGGGTTGGAGCCGAGGGCCTTCTCCAGCCGGTCCTTCGTGCCGTCCGAGACGCCGTCGGACGTCTTGACCATGACCTGCATGTCGGACGGGTCCTCGACGTGCGGGGCAAGCGCCGAGTTGTCGAGGAGGATGCCCCGGATCAGCTCGTTGCTCTCGTACACCCCGGCGACCGTCAGCCGCTGGCTGCTGCCGTCCTCGTAGTGCACCGTGAAGGCCGAACCGGCCTTCCAGCCGTAGGACTTCGCGGTGTCCGCGTCGGCGACGACCTGCGAGCCGCCCACCGTGAAGGCGCCGTTGTCCATCGGGAGGTCGGTGAGCTCGCCGAAGGCGGAGCCGGTGACGCCGGTGAGGAACTCGGTGTTGCCGGCGATGCGGGCGGGCGCGTTGCGCATCGGGCTGGTGGCGGTCACCCCGTCGACGGCCTTCAGCTTCGCGTCGACGTCCGGGGAGAGCCCGTTGCCGTTGGCCATCGACACGACGTAGTCCGCCTTGATCGCGGAGGACGCCATCTTGTCGATGGACTTCTGCAGGCTGCCCGCCATCACCGTCATGCCGGTGATCAGGGTCAGGCCGATCATCAGCGCGGAGGCGGTGGCCGCCGTGCGGCGCGGGTTGCGCACCGAGTTCTGCCGGGCCAGCTTCCCGGACACCCCGAAGATCCGCAGGAGGGGCGCGGAGGCCGCGATCAGCGGGCGGGACAGCAGCGGGGTGAGGATGAAGACGCCGATGATCAGCAGGACCGCGCCGAGGCCCATGGGAGCCTGGCCGTCGGAGCCGTCCATCGTCGTCG
The window above is part of the Streptomyces sp. NBC_00425 genome. Proteins encoded here:
- a CDS encoding class I SAM-dependent methyltransferase; translated protein: MADAAPRLHGLVEQLLGAPFPLRVRAWDGSQAGPPGAPVLVAHHRRALRRLLFKPGELGLARAWVAGDLDIEGDLYTAVDLISGLVWERGEDARTLYQALRDPRFRAAVRGLLKLAGPPLPPAPPREEVRRARHLHSRRSDRRAVSHHYDVGNGFYELVLGPSMVYSCAYWETADGALEDAQRDKLELVCRKLALTPGQRLLDVGCGWGSMAVHAAREHGVHVVGITLSQEQAAYARKRVADAGLADRVEIRVQDYRDVADGPFDAVSSIGMAEHVGSDRYLAYARALHALLRPGGRLLNHQIARRPQRDESAYDVDAFIDAYVFPDGELAPVGTTVAQLERAGFEVRDVESIREHYALTLRRWVTRLEDGWDRAVHLAGPGRARVWRLYMAASAVAFERNRIGVNQVLAVRTPESGNSGLPLRARTWN